Genomic window (Fundidesulfovibrio terrae):
ACTCTCTTTCAAAAACTTTTACGGAGCTTCGCGTCGATCATCGGTAACACCGATGATCGACGCGAAGCAAATTGCAGGGTTCAGGGGGATCATCCCCCTGGCGGGTCAAGGGCAGAGCCCTTGCGGGGTGCGGGGCGGAGCCCCGCCTCGCTTACATCTTCTTGTAACCGCGCAGCCGCAGGCCCTGGAGTCTTATGAAGCCGGTGGCGTCGGACTGGTCATAGACCGAGTCCTCCTCGAAAGTCACCAGCTCGGTGTTGTAGAGGCTGTTGGGCGACTTGCGTCCCACGGGGGTGGCCTGACCCTTGTAGAGCTTCACGCGCACGACGCCGCTGACGCGCTCCTGGCTCTTGTCCACCAGGGCCTGGAGAGCCTCGCGTTCGGGGGCGAACCAGAATCCGTAGTAGACCATCTCGGCGTAGCGCGGGATGAGCGAGTCGCGCAGGTGCATGACCTCGCGGTCCAGGGTGATGCCTTCCAGGTCGCGGTGGGCGGCGTGGATGATGGTGCAGCCCGGGGTCTCGTAGACGCCGCGCGACTTCATGCCCACGAAGCGGTTCTCCACCATGTCCAGGCGGCCCACGCCGTGCTTGCCGCCGAGGCGGTTCAGCTCGCGGATGATGGCCGCCGGGGTCAGGTTGATGCCGTTTATGGCGATGGGGTTGCCCTTGTCGAACTCGAGCTCGATGTATTCGGGCTCGTTGGGGGCGTCCTCGGGCTTCACGCAGAGCAGGTAGCTGTGCGGTCCGGGTTCGTTCCAGGGGGCTTCCAGCTCGCCGCCCTCGAAGGAGAGGTGCATGAGGTTGCGGTCGCAGCTGTAGGGCTTTTCCTTGGTGACGGGCACGGGGATGCCGTTGTCCTTGGCGAAGGCCATGAGGTCGGCGCGGCCCTTGAAGTCCCATTCGCGCCAGGGGGCGATGGTTTTCAGCTGCGGGGCCAGGGCCATGGCGGCCAGTTCGAAGCGCACCTGGTCGTTGCCCTTGCCGGTGGCGCCGTGGGACACGGCCTGGGCGCCCTCCTTCAGGGCGATCTCCACCATGCGCTTGGCGATGAGCGGCCGGGCGATGGAGGTGCCCAGCAGGTAGCGGCCCTCGTACACGGCTCCGGCGCGCAGCACCGGGAAGACGAAGTCGGAGGCGAACTCCTCGCGCAGGTCGTCGATGTAGGCCTTGGTGGCTCCGGTGTTGCGGGCCTTCTCTTCCAGGCCGTCGAGCTCTTCTTCCTGGCCCAGATCGGCGGTCATGGTGATGACCTCGCACTGGTAGGTCTTCTTGATCCACTTGAGGATGACGGACGTGTCCAGGCCGCCGGAATAGGCCAGGACCACTTTCTTGATGCTGCTCATGCTAAATCTCCGCGAGAGTGTAGGGAACGGTGTCGTACTGGGGGGTGTAGACCCACTCCAGGATGGCCTTCTGAATATGCAGGCGGTTCTCGGCCTGGTCCCAGACGATGGAGGCTTCGGACTCGAAGACCTCGGTGGTCACTTCCTCGCCCTGGTGGGCGGGCAGGCAGTGCATGAATTTCGCGTTGGGGGCGGCCAGGGCCATGGCCTTGGCGTTCACCTGGTAGTCCTTGAACACCTTGATGCGCTCGCCCGCCTCGCCTTCCTGGCCCATGGACGCCCACACGTCGGTGTTGACGAAATGCGCCCCGGCGATGGCCTCCATGGGATCCTTGACCAGCTTGATCTTGGCCCTCTTGGCCAGGGCGGCGTCCAGGATGCCCTTGTCCGGCAGGTAGCCCTCGGGGCAGGCCAGAACCAGCTCGAAGGGGAAATAGGTGGCCGAGTTGATCCAGGAATGGGCCATGTTGTTGCCGTCACCGATCCAGGCCACCTTGGTCTTCTCCAGGTCCGCGCCCTGCTCCGTCATGGTCATCACGTCGCCCATGACCTGGCAGGGATGGAAGTCGTCAGAAAGGGCGTTGACGATGGGGATGGAGGTCTTGGCCCACATGCGCGTGAGTTTGGAGTGCTCGAAGGTGCGCATGACCACGCCGTCCACGTAGCGCGAGAGCAC
Coding sequences:
- a CDS encoding argininosuccinate synthase; this encodes MSSIKKVVLAYSGGLDTSVILKWIKKTYQCEVITMTADLGQEEELDGLEEKARNTGATKAYIDDLREEFASDFVFPVLRAGAVYEGRYLLGTSIARPLIAKRMVEIALKEGAQAVSHGATGKGNDQVRFELAAMALAPQLKTIAPWREWDFKGRADLMAFAKDNGIPVPVTKEKPYSCDRNLMHLSFEGGELEAPWNEPGPHSYLLCVKPEDAPNEPEYIELEFDKGNPIAINGINLTPAAIIRELNRLGGKHGVGRLDMVENRFVGMKSRGVYETPGCTIIHAAHRDLEGITLDREVMHLRDSLIPRYAEMVYYGFWFAPEREALQALVDKSQERVSGVVRVKLYKGQATPVGRKSPNSLYNTELVTFEEDSVYDQSDATGFIRLQGLRLRGYKKM
- the argF gene encoding ornithine carbamoyltransferase; protein product: MLKRFLEIHDMTRAEAHAVVARAIEMKRIKFRSDLLEGRTLALIFEKASTRTRVSFEMAVRHLGGSTIYMTQNDSQLGRAEPVEDTIRVLSRYVDGVVMRTFEHSKLTRMWAKTSIPIVNALSDDFHPCQVMGDVMTMTEQGADLEKTKVAWIGDGNNMAHSWINSATYFPFELVLACPEGYLPDKGILDAALAKRAKIKLVKDPMEAIAGAHFVNTDVWASMGQEGEAGERIKVFKDYQVNAKAMALAAPNAKFMHCLPAHQGEEVTTEVFESEASIVWDQAENRLHIQKAILEWVYTPQYDTVPYTLAEI